A genomic window from Candidatus Angelobacter sp. includes:
- a CDS encoding phosphopantetheine adenylyltransferase, with protein sequence FLPASPMVRPITATLVRQIAGMGGDISAFVPAPVAARLARKFAGTSAGKPGA encoded by the coding sequence GTTCCTGCCGGCCTCGCCGATGGTGCGCCCGATTACCGCCACATTGGTCCGCCAGATCGCCGGCATGGGCGGCGACATCTCCGCCTTCGTGCCGGCGCCGGTCGCGGCGCGGCTGGCGCGCAAATTCGCCGGCACGTCTGCCGGCAAGCCCGGCGCCTGA